From Nitrospirota bacterium, a single genomic window includes:
- a CDS encoding P1 family peptidase — MRSNHIVRLTASLLSLVIWVCVAPLWPAQSSEPEEPRLRARALGIVVGSYAPGPFNAITDVAGVTVGQTTLISGDGPLKPGQGPVRTGVTVVIPRADIWHKKVSAGSFVLNGTGEMTGLAWVAESGFLEYPIALTNTLNVPRVANGVMNWMIARYPEVGITDDTLTPVVAECDDGRLNDIQGRHVSEADVVKALNGASSGFVQEGSVGAGTGMVSYGFKGGIGTSSRRLPEDEGGYTVGVLVNANHGRRPELVVGGAPVGRLYEAVPPVAQALSPGQSEGSIIVIIATDAPLDSRQLTRLAKRAALGLARTGSTARHGSGDFMLAFSTANVIPHYPKDRTYPLIQLADTHINPLITATVEATEEAILNALTTATTVVGRDGRRVEAISLARLRAILDRQVK, encoded by the coding sequence ATGAGATCTAATCACATCGTTCGCCTGACAGCGTCGCTGCTGAGTCTCGTTATCTGGGTTTGTGTCGCTCCGCTCTGGCCCGCTCAATCCAGCGAGCCGGAAGAGCCCCGTTTGCGGGCTCGCGCCCTTGGCATCGTCGTCGGTTCCTATGCGCCGGGACCGTTCAATGCGATTACCGATGTAGCTGGTGTGACCGTGGGCCAGACTACCCTCATCTCCGGCGATGGGCCCCTCAAGCCGGGGCAGGGCCCTGTGCGAACCGGCGTGACGGTCGTGATCCCTCGCGCAGACATCTGGCACAAGAAAGTGTCGGCCGGCTCGTTCGTCCTCAATGGGACCGGCGAGATGACCGGCCTTGCCTGGGTCGCCGAATCAGGATTCCTGGAATATCCGATCGCCCTCACCAATACGTTGAACGTGCCGCGAGTCGCCAACGGGGTCATGAACTGGATGATTGCACGGTACCCGGAGGTCGGCATTACCGACGATACCCTGACGCCGGTGGTTGCCGAATGCGACGATGGGCGGCTTAACGATATTCAGGGTCGGCATGTGTCCGAGGCGGATGTGGTGAAGGCGCTTAACGGCGCGTCTTCCGGATTTGTGCAGGAAGGATCGGTCGGAGCAGGAACAGGGATGGTGTCCTATGGATTCAAAGGCGGCATCGGGACCTCCTCGCGGCGATTGCCGGAAGATGAAGGAGGCTATACGGTCGGTGTGCTCGTCAATGCGAACCATGGACGCAGGCCTGAGCTCGTCGTGGGCGGAGCGCCGGTCGGTCGGCTCTATGAGGCCGTGCCTCCCGTCGCGCAGGCTCTGTCGCCGGGGCAAAGCGAAGGGTCGATCATCGTCATCATCGCGACTGACGCCCCTCTCGACAGTCGGCAGCTCACGAGGCTGGCGAAGCGAGCGGCGCTGGGACTGGCGCGAACCGGATCGACCGCCAGACACGGCAGTGGCGACTTCATGCTGGCTTTCTCCACCGCGAACGTTATCCCCCATTATCCGAAAGATCGAACCTACCCCTTGATCCAGTTGGCGGATACCCATATCAACCCGCTCATTACCGCGACAGTCGAAGCAACTGAGGAGGCGATTCTCAATGCGCTGACGACGGCCACCACTGTCGTGGGACGAGACGGCCGTCGCGTCGAGGCCATCTCCCTCGCCCGGCTCCGCGCCATCCTCGATCGTCAGGTTAAATAG